In one Elusimicrobiales bacterium genomic region, the following are encoded:
- a CDS encoding response regulator, which translates to MARVLIADDDPLAREFLRDVCIRCLGLKTVEAKNLREAVAITAEGGLDAVLIDQNLGDGKAEDYFAAAAKMGGAAASVPKWLITGQRPLNWDSPAMSARGVKGYLVKPCHMDEIRAALEPLIK; encoded by the coding sequence ATGGCTCGCGTTCTTATTGCTGACGACGACCCGCTCGCCCGCGAATTCCTGCGGGACGTGTGCATCCGCTGCCTGGGGCTCAAGACGGTGGAGGCAAAAAACCTGCGCGAGGCCGTCGCCATAACCGCGGAAGGCGGGCTGGACGCGGTGCTGATAGACCAGAATCTCGGCGACGGCAAGGCGGAGGATTATTTCGCCGCCGCCGCCAAAATGGGCGGGGCCGCCGCGTCGGTGCCGAAATGGCTTATAACCGGGCAACGCCCGCTTAACTGGGATTCGCCGGCCATGTCCGCGCGCGGGGTCAAGGGCTATCTTGTAAAACCCTGCCATATGGATGAAATCAGGGCGGCGCTGGAACCGCTTATAAAATGA
- a CDS encoding HAMP domain-containing sensor histidine kinase, whose protein sequence is MNKAVLLARKKLPPLTMSVKLTVAVSLYLAFALSLLTGMIIHLQKENFAIKAKESAYTVISEISTAVFHKWKPSVSARANAAALGGYESIKQLAYDDEYIAYAVFQDSKNNIRFIAKSLPDYVWMMQRSKMDAYTQRVLNTSGMAARQLASYPEGSVTEYVSAVHGADKKLLGLARVGISDKKVAAAAGKLSKTTVMKILTVNLLALALVSLAVFYLASTIEKRLRRMHEQARQLLDVGGSGPESANVLIQLTHEFEEIETLVSSLKRKFIELASTISHEFRSPLQAIGGYADFLRRGYAGPITPEQDKYLKIIGENAERFQGFINNVMDLVRLGGGGLQLSPAAFPAGEIIARACELFSKQAAENNIKLEADLAHKDIWAYGDSNRVYQILVNLISNSLKFVPSGGSISAGCRASGNMVEFYVADTGPGIPAAGQSKLFSEFYQVPGMEPARGYKGLGIGLALCKKLTEAQGGTIRLESAEGEGAAVFFTLPAAYTLKS, encoded by the coding sequence ATGAACAAAGCCGTCTTGCTGGCCAGGAAAAAACTTCCGCCGCTCACCATGTCGGTAAAGCTGACGGTAGCGGTGTCGCTGTATCTTGCGTTCGCGCTTTCGCTGCTGACGGGGATGATAATACATCTCCAGAAGGAGAACTTCGCCATCAAGGCCAAGGAATCCGCCTATACCGTCATATCCGAGATTTCCACCGCGGTGTTCCATAAATGGAAACCCTCCGTCTCGGCGCGGGCCAACGCCGCCGCGCTGGGCGGCTACGAGAGCATAAAGCAGCTGGCTTACGACGACGAATATATCGCCTACGCGGTGTTCCAGGATTCCAAAAACAATATCCGCTTCATAGCCAAAAGCCTGCCGGATTACGTGTGGATGATGCAGCGCTCCAAGATGGACGCCTACACCCAGCGCGTCCTCAACACCAGCGGCATGGCGGCGCGGCAGCTGGCCTCTTACCCCGAAGGCTCGGTAACGGAATATGTGAGCGCCGTCCACGGCGCGGACAAAAAGCTGCTGGGGCTGGCGCGCGTGGGCATATCCGACAAGAAGGTGGCCGCCGCCGCCGGCAAGCTGTCCAAGACGACGGTGATGAAAATACTCACCGTCAACCTGCTGGCGCTGGCGCTGGTGTCGCTGGCGGTGTTCTATCTGGCCTCCACCATAGAAAAGCGGCTGCGCCGCATGCACGAGCAGGCCCGGCAGCTGCTGGACGTGGGCGGCTCCGGCCCCGAATCGGCCAATGTGCTGATACAGCTCACCCACGAATTTGAGGAGATAGAGACGCTTGTCAGCTCCCTAAAGCGCAAGTTCATAGAGCTTGCCAGCACCATAAGCCACGAGTTCCGCTCCCCCCTCCAGGCCATAGGCGGCTATGCCGATTTCCTGCGCCGCGGCTATGCCGGCCCCATAACCCCGGAGCAGGACAAATACCTCAAAATCATAGGCGAAAATGCCGAGCGTTTCCAGGGCTTTATCAACAATGTCATGGACCTGGTGCGGCTGGGGGGCGGCGGGCTGCAACTGAGCCCGGCGGCCTTCCCCGCGGGCGAGATAATAGCGCGCGCCTGCGAGCTTTTCTCCAAACAGGCCGCCGAGAACAACATCAAGCTTGAAGCCGACCTTGCCCACAAGGATATATGGGCCTACGGCGATTCCAACCGCGTGTACCAGATTCTTGTGAATCTGATTTCCAACTCGCTCAAATTCGTCCCCTCCGGCGGCAGCATAAGCGCCGGCTGCCGCGCCTCCGGCAACATGGTGGAGTTTTATGTGGCAGACACCGGCCCCGGCATCCCCGCCGCCGGGCAAAGCAAGCTCTTTTCGGAATTTTACCAGGTGCCGGGGATGGAGCCTGCCCGCGGCTACAAGGGCCTGGGAATCGGCCTTGCGCTGTGCAAGAAACTCACCGAGGCGCAGGGCGGAACGATAAGGCTTGAAAGCGCGGAGGGCGAGGGCGCGGCGGTGTTTTTCACGCTGCCTGCGGCATACACGCTTAAATCATGA
- a CDS encoding response regulator transcription factor — MNKRLILVVEDDPAICRLIAQTLEKEGYRARKAKTIGEARDSVRNSRPDMIILDRRLPDGDGLELCRALKTGSDALPAPILFLTSKNSTSDKVVGLKMGADDYLTKPFELDEMLARVEALMRRSGPREQSDRHEYAGIALDAEQHQCIVDGKWVRLWPKEFELLKLFLSKPGKVLSKEHICRRIWGHDFIDTSRAVEMSVRRLRARLGPGGWMIKTVKGYGFMLSSEKESG; from the coding sequence ATGAACAAAAGGCTCATACTGGTGGTGGAGGACGATCCGGCCATCTGCCGGCTTATCGCCCAGACTCTGGAAAAAGAAGGCTACCGCGCCCGCAAGGCCAAAACCATCGGAGAGGCGCGCGACAGCGTGCGCAACTCCCGCCCGGACATGATAATACTGGACCGCCGCCTCCCCGACGGCGACGGGCTGGAGCTGTGCCGCGCGCTTAAAACCGGCTCCGATGCGCTGCCCGCGCCGATATTGTTTCTGACCTCCAAAAACAGCACATCCGACAAGGTGGTCGGTCTTAAAATGGGCGCGGACGACTATCTGACAAAACCCTTTGAACTAGACGAGATGCTGGCCCGCGTGGAGGCGCTTATGCGCCGCAGCGGCCCGCGCGAGCAGAGCGACCGGCACGAGTACGCCGGCATCGCGCTGGATGCGGAGCAGCACCAGTGCATAGTGGACGGCAAATGGGTCCGCCTCTGGCCCAAGGAATTTGAACTGCTGAAGCTGTTCCTTTCAAAACCCGGCAAGGTTTTAAGCAAGGAACACATTTGCCGCCGCATATGGGGGCATGACTTCATAGACACATCGCGGGCGGTGGAAATGTCGGTGCGGCGGCTGCGCGCAAGGCTTGGTCCCGGCGGCTGGATGATAAAAACGGTCAAAGGCTACGGGTTCATGCTCTCGTCTGAAAAGGAAAGCGGATAA
- a CDS encoding DUF3536 domain-containing protein: protein MPAAPKKYVVIHGHFYQPPRENPWLGHVELEPSAHPYHDWNERIAFECYIPNGMARINDHQAAVVDVVNNYRYLSFNFGPTLLNWYAARFPDDYARILEADRESAARLGHGNALAQPYNHTILPLTGFRDRLTQIFWGIADFERRFGRRPEAMWLPETACSDDVLRLLIDQKMRYVILSPRQARRARPPGGEWKNVPDGSIDPRRPYLWQDRDGRGEPLPGRSIALFFYDGELSRAIAFERAMKDSSSAAARFDAAFDPNAAEDQLVHTATDGETYGHHHKFADLTLAHLFRHELARRGIEITNYGAYLDAHPPLWEAELNSGPCGEGSSWSCVHGVGRWKENCGCGAENGQHQKWRAPLRAALDMLSRELAAVFEKAGEEIFHSPWQARDEYIEVLADPSQRDRFLAKHCRLPPDPARTERALALLEMQKYAMYMFTSCGWFFSDISRIEAVQNLKYAARAMDIAAELGFPGLEGKFAAALACAPCNIAELGDGGQVFAKLALRSRVTAGAVFAEYGIRLLFSEMPERSRLYSFDFRHEKSVLRAFDGGCFAAGVVSAEERPLAAGYRAAFCALCLPDAPPRCYVGFEDPDGRFAALETSLDAPGKTCRSVISALEEIMGRGIGLENLLPEARMSVLRMIHKSRIKELSGARIKLFAEALPLLEQWRTLGLAVPEDMAAEAQSGARQFLAAWLERFSGGDLAGLDSLADFMPRVRACGIDANTMPVQQLFGGLIGGALSALEEAPSPDTARAALRFVRLAKASGASHWMFEAQNRVMRMFERWQAQNRVPPDRETDSALLELYAELNISVDGIISKLRGSRLA from the coding sequence ATGCCCGCCGCGCCGAAAAAATACGTTGTCATACACGGCCATTTCTACCAGCCCCCGCGCGAGAATCCGTGGCTTGGGCATGTGGAGCTGGAGCCGTCCGCCCATCCATACCACGACTGGAACGAGCGTATCGCCTTTGAATGCTATATCCCCAACGGCATGGCCCGCATCAACGACCATCAGGCCGCCGTGGTGGACGTTGTAAACAACTATCGGTATCTCAGCTTCAATTTCGGCCCCACGCTGCTTAACTGGTACGCCGCCAGATTCCCGGACGATTATGCCCGCATCCTGGAGGCCGACAGGGAAAGCGCCGCCAGGCTGGGGCACGGCAACGCGCTGGCCCAGCCCTACAACCACACCATACTGCCGCTGACGGGTTTCCGGGACCGGCTTACCCAGATATTCTGGGGCATAGCCGATTTTGAGCGCCGGTTTGGCCGCCGCCCCGAGGCGATGTGGCTGCCGGAAACCGCATGCAGCGACGATGTGCTGCGCCTGCTTATAGACCAGAAAATGCGCTATGTTATCCTCTCGCCCCGGCAGGCGCGCCGCGCGCGCCCCCCGGGCGGCGAGTGGAAAAACGTCCCGGACGGCTCCATTGACCCGCGCAGGCCGTATCTGTGGCAGGACAGGGACGGGCGCGGCGAGCCGCTGCCCGGCAGGAGTATCGCGCTGTTTTTCTATGACGGCGAGCTTTCCCGCGCGATAGCGTTTGAGCGGGCGATGAAGGACTCGTCTTCCGCCGCCGCGCGCTTTGACGCGGCCTTTGACCCCAATGCCGCGGAGGACCAGCTTGTCCACACCGCCACCGACGGCGAGACTTACGGCCACCACCACAAGTTCGCCGACCTGACGCTGGCGCATCTTTTCCGGCACGAGCTTGCCCGGCGCGGCATTGAAATCACCAATTACGGCGCGTATCTGGACGCGCACCCGCCCCTGTGGGAGGCGGAGCTGAATTCAGGCCCTTGCGGCGAGGGCAGCTCCTGGAGCTGCGTCCACGGCGTGGGCCGCTGGAAGGAGAACTGCGGCTGCGGCGCGGAAAACGGGCAGCACCAGAAATGGCGCGCGCCGCTGCGCGCCGCGCTGGACATGCTTTCGCGCGAGCTGGCCGCCGTCTTTGAAAAAGCCGGGGAGGAGATTTTCCATTCGCCCTGGCAGGCGCGGGATGAATATATAGAGGTTCTGGCGGACCCTTCGCAGCGGGACCGGTTCCTGGCAAAGCATTGCCGCCTGCCGCCGGATCCGGCGCGGACGGAGCGCGCGCTTGCGCTGCTGGAGATGCAGAAATACGCGATGTACATGTTCACCTCCTGCGGCTGGTTTTTTTCCGATATTTCGCGCATAGAGGCGGTGCAGAACCTCAAATATGCCGCCCGCGCCATGGACATCGCGGCGGAGCTGGGGTTTCCGGGGCTGGAGGGCAAATTCGCCGCCGCTCTGGCGTGCGCTCCCTGCAATATCGCGGAACTGGGCGACGGCGGGCAGGTGTTTGCGAAACTTGCGTTGCGCTCGCGCGTAACGGCGGGGGCGGTGTTTGCCGAATACGGCATACGGCTGCTGTTTTCAGAGATGCCGGAGCGGTCCAGGTTGTACTCGTTTGATTTCCGGCACGAGAAAAGCGTGCTGCGCGCCTTTGACGGTGGCTGCTTCGCGGCGGGGGTGGTTTCGGCGGAGGAGCGGCCGCTGGCCGCGGGGTACCGCGCCGCGTTCTGCGCGCTGTGCCTGCCGGACGCGCCGCCGCGCTGCTACGTGGGGTTTGAAGATCCGGACGGCAGGTTCGCCGCGCTGGAAACCTCGCTTGACGCGCCGGGAAAGACCTGCCGCAGCGTCATCTCCGCGCTGGAGGAGATTATGGGCCGGGGAATCGGCCTTGAAAACCTGCTGCCGGAGGCGCGCATGTCGGTGCTGCGCATGATTCACAAAAGCCGCATAAAGGAATTGTCCGGCGCGCGCATAAAGCTGTTCGCCGAGGCGCTGCCTCTGCTGGAGCAGTGGCGCACGCTGGGGCTTGCCGTGCCGGAGGATATGGCCGCGGAGGCGCAGTCCGGCGCGCGCCAGTTCCTGGCGGCCTGGCTGGAAAGGTTCAGCGGCGGAGATTTGGCGGGGCTGGATTCCCTGGCGGATTTCATGCCGCGTGTGCGCGCCTGCGGCATAGATGCAAACACAATGCCGGTGCAGCAGCTTTTCGGCGGGCTTATCGGCGGCGCGCTGTCAGCGCTGGAGGAGGCTCCCTCGCCGGACACCGCGCGCGCCGCGCTGAGATTTGTCCGCCTGGCAAAGGCTTCCGGCGCGTCCCACTGGATGTTTGAGGCCCAGAACCGCGTTATGCGGATGTTTGAGCGTTGGCAGGCGCAAAACCGCGTCCCGCCGGATAGGGAGACGGATTCTGCCCTCCTTGAGCTTTACGCCGAACTCAACATCAGTGTTGACGGAATTATTTCAAAACTGCGCGGTTCCCGGCTTGCGTAA
- a CDS encoding SWIB/MDM2 domain-containing protein produces MAKANAAFMKPLQPSEKLAVVVGANPLPRTEVVKKLWDYIKKHSLQDKANKRMINADDKLKAIFEKNQISMFEMNKIVAKHLK; encoded by the coding sequence ATGGCAAAAGCTAATGCCGCGTTCATGAAGCCGTTGCAGCCCAGCGAGAAACTGGCGGTGGTGGTAGGCGCAAATCCGCTTCCGCGCACGGAAGTGGTCAAGAAACTGTGGGACTATATCAAGAAGCACAGCCTGCAGGACAAGGCCAACAAGCGGATGATAAACGCCGACGACAAGCTCAAGGCGATATTCGAGAAAAACCAGATCAGCATGTTTGAGATGAATAAAATCGTCGCCAAGCATCTGAAATAG
- the pckA gene encoding phosphoenolpyruvate carboxykinase (ATP) gives MEGHDGFEIKTSGTVYRNLSVPALYEQSVLRREGRIALGGPLAVMTGKHTGRSPGDRFFVREPASEGKIWWSEGNKAVSEEVFNRLLDKMLKYAAGRDIFTRDCFVGADESSRLAVRVINEYAWQNLFAKNLFIEAPAEGFAPDFTVLAFPGCKADPATDGTRSETFIIINFARRMVLIGGTAYAGEIKKSLFTAMNYLLPLKGIMTMHCSANIGADGGAALFFGLSGTGKTSLSADPSRRLVGDDEHGWNDVGIFNFEGGCYAKVINLSEQAEPQIYGCTRRFGTVIENVPVNAAGALDLDDGSVTPNTRAGYPLDFIANAEPSKKGPHPKDLVMLTCDAFGVMPPLARLSPEQALYHFISGYTAKVGGTEVGLSEPQAVFSACFGAPFMAHHPALYAQLLKKNIIKHNVRCWLVNTGWVGGPYGEGSRVAIKHTRAMLGAALDGRLDGVPFAKDPVFGFGVPQSCPGVPENMLDQRLLWKDKAAHAEKYRRLAALFGENFGKFKDGCAKEVTAAGPS, from the coding sequence ATGGAAGGCCATGACGGTTTTGAAATAAAGACAAGCGGGACGGTTTACCGCAATTTATCGGTCCCGGCGCTCTACGAGCAGTCCGTGCTGCGGCGCGAGGGCAGGATTGCGCTGGGCGGCCCGCTTGCCGTGATGACGGGAAAGCATACCGGACGCTCTCCGGGAGACAGGTTTTTCGTGCGGGAGCCTGCCAGCGAAGGCAAAATCTGGTGGAGCGAGGGCAACAAAGCCGTCAGCGAAGAGGTTTTCAACCGGCTGCTGGACAAAATGCTCAAATACGCCGCCGGACGCGATATTTTCACCAGGGATTGTTTCGTCGGCGCAGACGAAAGCAGCCGCCTGGCGGTGCGTGTAATCAACGAATATGCCTGGCAGAACCTGTTCGCCAAAAACCTGTTTATAGAGGCCCCGGCGGAAGGTTTCGCGCCGGATTTCACCGTGCTGGCTTTCCCCGGCTGCAAGGCGGACCCCGCAACCGACGGCACCCGCTCCGAAACATTCATAATCATCAATTTCGCGCGCCGGATGGTTCTCATCGGCGGCACGGCCTATGCGGGGGAAATAAAGAAATCGCTGTTTACGGCCATGAATTATCTGCTGCCGCTTAAGGGGATAATGACGATGCACTGTTCCGCCAATATCGGCGCGGACGGCGGCGCGGCGCTGTTTTTCGGGCTTTCCGGCACCGGCAAAACCAGCCTCTCGGCGGACCCTTCCCGCCGCCTTGTGGGCGACGACGAGCATGGCTGGAACGACGTCGGCATATTCAACTTTGAAGGCGGCTGCTACGCCAAGGTGATAAATCTGTCCGAGCAGGCCGAGCCGCAGATTTACGGCTGCACCCGCCGTTTCGGCACGGTGATAGAGAATGTGCCGGTCAACGCCGCCGGCGCGCTGGACCTTGACGACGGCTCCGTAACCCCCAACACCCGCGCCGGCTATCCGCTGGATTTCATAGCCAATGCCGAGCCGTCCAAAAAAGGCCCCCATCCCAAAGACCTGGTGATGCTTACCTGCGACGCTTTCGGCGTGATGCCGCCGTTGGCGCGCCTGTCGCCGGAACAGGCCCTTTACCATTTCATATCCGGCTACACCGCCAAGGTGGGCGGGACCGAGGTGGGGCTCAGCGAGCCGCAGGCCGTCTTCAGCGCGTGCTTTGGCGCGCCTTTCATGGCGCATCATCCGGCGCTGTACGCGCAATTGCTCAAAAAGAATATAATAAAGCATAATGTCCGCTGCTGGCTGGTCAACACCGGCTGGGTGGGCGGGCCGTATGGCGAGGGCAGCCGCGTAGCGATAAAACACACCCGCGCCATGCTGGGCGCCGCGCTGGACGGCAGGCTGGACGGCGTCCCGTTCGCTAAAGACCCGGTTTTCGGTTTCGGCGTCCCGCAGTCCTGCCCGGGCGTGCCGGAGAACATGCTGGACCAGCGGTTGCTGTGGAAAGACAAGGCCGCCCATGCGGAAAAGTACCGCCGGCTGGCGGCGCTGTTTGGCGAAAATTTCGGCAAATTCAAAGACGGCTGCGCAAAGGAAGTAACAGCCGCGGGGCCGTCATAA